From one Eucalyptus grandis isolate ANBG69807.140 chromosome 9, ASM1654582v1, whole genome shotgun sequence genomic stretch:
- the LOC104420084 gene encoding disease resistance protein RUN1-like — protein sequence MVGLWGQGGIGKTTLAKALYNSTLRQFEGSCFLANVRETSKGCKDLVTLQEILLKDTLLLHQRLEVCNVDKGIDIIQRRLGHKKVLLILDNVDDLHQLDALPREGKWFGNGSRIIIITRDKHVLTCQGIDQDHVYEVEALDDSQACELLSKHASLMHQIRIDLVNGALNYAKSLPLALEVLDSLFCGETKDVWESTVMKLSRIPNKNINDVLKNSCEGLDENEKEIFLHIACFFRGWNREHIKKILESCDLETTVGFEILVKRSLIRIESDIVEMHDLIQLMGKDIVNQECHDDPRRRGKLWLYNDVDEVLSHDKEDCAVKAIVLRLPKWTEMCIHPDVFTKMRRLRLLILRNLQDCFQGPLSLPKGPSWFAWPDVLTGLQNFPLVQRN from the exons ATGGTGGGATTATGGGGACAAGGAGGTATAGGGAAGACAACCTTGGCGAAAGCCCTATACAATTCTACTTTAAGACAATTTGAGGGTTCATGTTTTCTAGCAAATGTTCGAGAAACATCAAAAGGTTGCAAGGATCTAGTTACTTTGcaagaaatattattaaaagataCATTATTACTGCATCAAAGATTAGAAGTGTGCAATGTTGATAAAGGTATTGATATAATACAACGCAGACTTGGTCACAAGAAAGTTCTCCTCATCCTTGATAATGTGGATGACTTGCACCAGTTAGATGCTTTACCAAGGGAAGGCAAGTGGTTTGGTAATGGGAGTAGGATCATTATTATTACAAGAGACAAACATGTGCTGACTTGTCAAGGGATAGATCAAGATCATGTTTATGAAGTTGAAGCACTAGATGACAGTCAGGCTTGTGAGCTGCTTAGTAAGCATGCTTCTCTGATGCACCAAATCAGAATAGATCTAGTAAATGGGGCTCTAAATTATGCtaaaagtcttcctttagcacTCGAGGTGTTGGATTCCTTATTTTGTGGTGAAACAAAAGATGTATGGGAAAGTACAGTAATGAAACTTTCTAGGATTCCCAACAAAAACATTAATGACGTGCTCAAAAATAGTTGTGAGGGACTagatgaaaatgagaaagaaatcttTCTCCACATTGCCTGCTTCTTTAGGGGGTGGAACAGGGAGCATATAAAGAAAATTCTTGAAAGTTGCGATCTTGAGACAACTGTAGGATTTGAAATTCTTGTAAAGAGGTCCTTGATAAGAATTGAGTCCGACATCGTAGAAATGCATGACTTAATTCAATTGATGGGTAAGGATATTGTGAATCAAGAATGTCACGATGACCCCAGAAGACGCGGCAAACTATGGTTGTATAACGATGTTGACGAGGTTCTATCACATGACAAG GAAGATTGTGCTGTAAAAGCCATAGTGTTGAGGCTACCTAAGTGGACAGAGATGTGTATCCATCCCGATGTTTTTACAAAAATGAGAAGGTTGAGATTGCTCATCTTGAGAAACCTGCAGGATTGTTTCCAAGGTCCTTTAAGTCTTCCTAAGGGGCCTAGTTGGTTTGCATGGCCTGATGTGCTCACCGGCTTACAGAATTTTCCTCTAGTTCAAAGAAATTAG
- the LOC120288210 gene encoding uncharacterized protein LOC120288210 has product MLLTVEIFSIVLCKCRLSMVFIIIIMKQSYQSGSSLLKKVLYLLGLLRTCVASFLDLFSLFHSTDEQDHGSQSFCRNFEANGRLLYNRRCRLNGDYMLASFTPFELLEAVNFGQIYGSHVQFCVKVSGGVAKKCGFRIVCKQLEEDLKVKLQDLMDPALLYEFGHESTYSKAMVPLMHGMIKTDIQNDLQDCPATPLSASRQLVSHLTTPNSDGCKIATYQRRRRRREEVCVPETESLVNRRQWRLESKGDGLPPSTEAMETDDLKDV; this is encoded by the exons ATGCTTCTAACGGTAGAGATTTTCTCAATCGTGCTTTGCAAATGCCGCCTCTCCAt GGTCTTTATTATAATTATCATGAAGCAGAGTTACCAGAGTGGGTCCTCCCTATTGAAAAAGGTTTTGTATCTTTTAGGGCTTCTAAGGACTTGTGTCGCAAGTTTCTTGGATTTGTTCTCTTTGTTTCATAGTACTGATGAACAGGATCATGGGTCACAATCATTCTGCAGGAATTTTGAAGCTAATGGCCGATTGCTGTATAATCGTAGATGTAGGCTTAATGGAGATTATATGTTGGCATCATTCACACCATTTGAGCTGTTGGAAGCAGTCAATTTCGGTCAAATTTATGGGAGTCATGTACAATTTTGTGTTAAAGTATCAGGTGGAGTCGCAAAAAAGTGTGGATTCCGAATAGTATGCAAGCAACTAGAGGAAGATTTAAAAGTTAAGCTTCAAGATCTAATGGATCCAGCTTTACTCTACGAGTTTGGTCATGAATCAACATATTCAAAAGCCATGGTTCCACTTATGCATGGAATGATCAAAACAGATATACAGAACGACTTGCAAGATTGTCCAGCGACGCCACTTTCAGCATCACGACAGCTCGTCTCCCATCTGACAACACCGAACTCTGATGGATGTAAGATCGCCACATACCAACGACGGAGGCGACGAAGAGAAGAAGTTTGTGTCCCTGAAACAGAGTCCCTAGTAAACCGACGGCAATGGAGACTGGAGAGCAAAGGCGATGGACTACCACCGTCGACCGAGGCCATGGAAACTGATGACTTGAAGGATGTGTAG